A segment of the Stigmatopora nigra isolate UIUO_SnigA chromosome 15, RoL_Snig_1.1, whole genome shotgun sequence genome:
CCTTGCAAAATTGTATTTCCGCGTTAAACGTCATGATTCTTGTTCTTCCTTGTGATTTCTTCATGGGAAAACAGCGACACCATTCGGTTTGGAGGattgatcttgatttttttttcatcctaaaaaaaactttttttaaatgcattcattcattaattttcaaaaCCACGAATTTAATAACATAACATAcaaaattaaacatattttgtgCGCTGaaactgaacatttttttttatttacagcaCATTAAACCTAAAAAAAGGCTAATTGTTTTTAGGTTTTGAGTTTATAATATACTACTATTTCCACTTTAATTTTAACCAGTttcttatgtaaaaaaatataaaaactgcCATCTGTGAATTGCTTTATTATGTTTGCAGACAAGTTTAACAACAGGCCcacttagaaagaaaaaaacaacaagagagAAACAGATATTCAGGATCAACATCACAACTTTACGGTGAAGgataattgtcaaaaaaaataatcggGGCTTTCAACCAAAAATGTCCACAAAGCCCCCGATTGGACGCAAAGTGCCGATCATCTCAAGAGTCAGCGGCGGGAAATCCGTTTGTCTCCTCAATCAATAATATAGTCACAGTAATTGCTTGGATAGCTTTGTATTGCACATTGTGTACACTTATTTGCACGTTATATACACGTGAGTAAACGccgggaacaaaaaaaaaactttttgatttttaatcGACGACGAGGACCAAAAGGAATGTGCTTGTGATCGTTTTCGGTCACGAGCCGGacgagagaagaaaaaaataaaataaaaataaaaaaggatggACGCCCTGGctcctgaaaacaaaaaaaaaacatggaggtcCCGTTGAAaggtctttttttgtcaaaaatacacgAGTACGACGTCACCCGCCAGTAACGAGACAGACAAGTACACCACAGTATCAAACATAGATAAGAAAAGAGAGGATTAAGTTGTGACAAtacgtgtttttgtgtgtttcccaaAGATGCGGACACGTTTAGGACTCTCCCCTCTAAAAGTTGATAGCCATCTTAAATATCTTAAATACCCTCTCGTAAAACTGTGCTTTGAAAGCAAGTGGCCGTTTTTGTGTGGGTAAAAATGTTGATGGACATGCTAGTATttgattggggggggggggggcaatctGTTCCACAAGGCACTCATTGGTTGCCTTCTTGGCTAACGCTAATATACTTAGCTTTCGATTTTCCTTGCAGGGATGGGAATTATTTGGTAGAATGGAGTAttagtattacaaaaaaatagttatattatgagattaaagtggAAATATTATGGTAATGAAccatgagaaaatatttttaagattgTGAAAATAATTTTTTGAGATTAAAGttataatattacaagattaaagaTATTATGTTACAAATCTTTGATTTACATAatattttttggctattttttttagctaaattagcttaaattgtagtttattttaataatttttaatgGAGACCATTCAAAGCTGTGTAATATACATACAAGCTAATTTAGCAACATTAGCCACATTAGCCATATTAGCTACAATGCATTTTTATAGGTTATTCAATGTAATATAACAACTTAATCTCATTTGTAGTATTTAAAGAGAAAGGACAAGTATGTTTTATGTACTTAAGCTTCTTTTGCAGGCCatattcattaatattattaagaGTTAACAAAAATTCAGgctgtagtttggacacccctgatttttctttagaaaaaaagtgctttgcaGCCATTTTGGAGCGTTTACAGGTAATTccaaacatttaaatttttgaAATTGAAGTTACACTCAATTTACCAACATACAATTATCAATGACATTATTatttgataaaaacaaaaacaatcacataGCATCTTCGATCCAAATGCCTTTGCACTGATTTCAATTGTAGATGCATCATAAGAAAAGATATTTAATATATCCATCACCCAGCTGGAATTTTGGACAAACTTTATGCCACTTTTTGACGACTGTACGAGTCCACGTTGTAGTCCAAGTTCGGTCCTAACCAGAGGAACCAGAACCCTCAAAACATCAACCTTTGTCTAAACCGCTGTTGAAAATATCATCGTATAAGATTCACGTAATCACTCCGATAGGATAAAACACTCTTTTCCcgaaatatacacaaatatgttTAAGGACGGGTGACTAATTAAACGTGAAAAACCGTCACCGAGCTGcccaaaaaatgtcttcttcttcgtcgccattgtactattttttttccgttaatTGTCACCCGTTTTGACACGTTCGTACGATTGGACGCACCTAAATAAAGCTAACGCGTTAAGATGAAAACAGCCCTCAATGAATCCTCTTCAATGGGGATTTACAGGCTTTTTCAGTGTTTAGTGAATTTGTCAATTGAACTGATGTCTCACCAACAGATGGTGCTATTTCTCAACTACGCAAAATTAGGTGCGTGTAAcgtcatgattattttttttaatcgtatATCAAAAACAGCAAAATTTTTGTATGCTTTTTACATAGAAGTATATACAGATTTAGTAAAAATGACTGACACTTGgatgaagtagaaaaaaaatacgaatAACAAGAATAAAGACGATAGGGGGCGCTCATGTGCCACCATCTCACCattaaggaagaaaaaatgaGATTTCAAGTGACACGTGAtctatttaaaagaataaataaagcattttaAAGATGGCTGGCCTCACGTTTCGAAATGTGTTTCCACAGCCTGCCTATCTCGCGCTCTAAAATACATACGAGTAACAAATTAAGGCAACCAGATGCGAagaaaaaccaagaaaaaaatgaggtgaccaatgaaaaaacaacctatgtgtgtgtgtttgttcagTCCTTATTGGCTGCTTGTATTGAGGTGGTTATTATTGTTTCCgatttttctgtctttgtgtatttgtggagagaaaaaaaaggcacctTGTTCATTCTCGTCCCTCGACGGTCTTCCGACTCCGTCAACCGAACTGTCCGACTGTCACCCGCGGTGACAAAAGAAGTGGTGCTGGGGTGCGGTTCGTAAGGAGACGCCAGGGAGAGTCAACGTGAAGTGACGCTGCTTCCCTATTCGGGTTGCCGTGGAGACGCTTACAATTTTTTGCCCCTTTCCGGACTTTTGTCGGCGTTTGCTCCAGCCAGCGTTCCAGGTCATCCACAACATTTCCACTCATAGTGTGAACGTGTGTGTACCTATTCACAATCTGTAGGAAGGTCGAGTTGGTGCCAAGGAGGAGGTTCGAGGTGGCATTGGTGTGTGCGTTGTCGTCCCCCTTTTACAAAACCAGCTCCTCTTCCATTGGCTCTTCTGTAGacctgaagaagaagaatgtgGTTTGTTATTCGGGccttgaaatgtgattggtagAATAGAAAGAGCTTTTAGCCTTTCCAAAAATGCACATCATTTGCTCTCAGTGTGAAACACATGACATGTCATGGCTACCAGCTGTTCTTGTGAAACGCGTTACTGTCAAATTAGTTTAGTATCAAATATTGCCATCAAATTTGCTCATTATGAACCCCCtctcaaaatgtaattaaacataccatattttctcgtataCTAGCttcctccgcgtataagccgcatccttaGAACTACCTTAAAATcgatgaattttacaatttctctcctataagccgtactcttagAACTGccctaaaatcattgaattttacaatttctctcgtataagccatacccttagaACTGCCTTAatatcgttgaattttacaattactctcatataagccgtacttagaactgccttaaaatcgttgaatttgacaatttctcgtatAAGCAGTACCCTTAGAACTGCCttcaaatcattgaattttaaaattactctcgtataagccgtacccttagaactgccttaaaatcattgatttttacattttttttcgtataagccgcccttgattcacaattttcacttccatattcgtggttttaatagagtacaaatgtgttaccttaaagggaaaatctcatttgtgcgcatataagccataccttcGATtcagttagcattttttttagcgacaaatacgatgtatatgcgagaaaatatggtagtcttTATTTACCCTACTGACCTGCTGGCTTCAGCGATGTCGGTGGTCGAGCTCGACTGCTCAACATCCACGCTCAAAGAGGCCATGGCGCTAACCGTGTCGGCCTCGTCCTTCTCGGATTGAACTCGCCCCCCCAGGGGGCTGTCCAATCGCGAGTGGCTGCCTGTCGAAGACAACGTTTGGAGGCAGGACCAGTGTTTGCCTGGAAGAGTCAGAAAAAGGCAAAGAATGTGACAGGGATGTAGACACGCTGGGGCTACTCGGGAGAAATTCTGGGTCGTGTGTTGACTCACTCTGGATTTCGATCACTCTTTCTAGAGAGGCGCAGGCTTTTGGACATGGCTTCTCTTGAGGCCACTGAAATGCTGAGTCACTCTGTCAAGGACACACAGATATGTAGGCTtgtaattcaatttttattggttattttattATACTAACATGTAGAGCGAAAAATGGGATgagatttttttgacaaaaagtcAGTGCAGGTTTAACCTTTTCGGAGACAGCAATttctaaaaataacatttaaacaaatgtaattCTTCATTGGGCAAGTGCTAATTTTTGGtcaatagaaatatatatttatatatatattagtctgcaattggctggaaaccaatttAGGGTGCTTCAGCACCACTTGCGACTCATGAGGATAAGCaccttagaaaatgaatgactggaatcatattattataaatttatTACCATTATTGATCATTTTTGTCTGTATTTTTGAGAAGTAGGGGCGATTTACAGCCCATAAAACATGGTAAAATCACCAAAAGAACATCACAAAAATATCTGTAGGTCATGACACCAGTcgcaaaaatgtcacaaaacgaAAGGCTAATTCAGAGCTAGCATAAATTCCTCTTATCATAATCCATTGTATAATAAACCTGATTTCCCTTCAATGTAAGATATGCAAACTCCCTCACCGGGTCTCCAAGGAGCGCCGAGACGCAGGCTTCCGATGCGTCACAGATGGCGGTAAGGTCATGACCGCCCTCTAGTGCCATAACAACGCGCCCACCAGCCAGACCCATCAAGAGCTGGGTGAGTAGACCGAAACCTGCCGAAATGTAGCAGTCACCCAAACGCGCACTCATTTGTAGGTACCCGgaacgtccattttttttagttttaccatcaaaatattttaatagaaCAAACAGACTGTTGTCATGCTTCCAAATTTGGCACTCACATTTGGCAGAGACGATATAACCTCCCAGAGGAGATTGATGACCTTCCACTGCATCAAAGCCTGCGGACACCAGAATGACGTCTGGACTGAACTGCTGAGCGATAGGCATCACCACACTCCTGCACACAATTTTGTACATATTTCAGAATTTCAAACAGgttagttaccgtattttcacgattataatgcgcacttaaaagtcttcaattttctccaaaatagacagtgcgccttataatccagtgcgccttatatatggggaaaaaagacagaaaaccaaaacctaaaaaccaccactgtcggatattaaaaaaaaacacaaacgcctgaactgaaacaatactgttaaatatgcagatgccatcttagtttacaaaatcttccatcatatagctcctcccccactgcaagattttatacaaaaaaaaaaaaaacatcaacaatggctggctctagaggtgactgtgtagtgagtgagtgcttcatacctggaagtcaatagcaattaccgtattttcacgactataagtcttaaattttctccaaaatagacagtgcgccttataatccagtgcgccttataatacagtgcaccttatatatggaaaaaaatgtcattcattgagggtgcgccttatagtcgtgaaaatatggtactacaAAATTGCCATGATCACTTAGGGGGGCCAAAATAGATGTGATATCATATTGTTGATAACTTAACACTGTCACAAAGATCAATTTTAAGAAGCAATTGGGTTTACCTGAAGGCAGCCAGGTACTCAACATCCCCCAGTGGGGGATCTACTCCTCCTGTCCACGCGATGTTTACATTGAAGCCAACACCTGGCCCAGATCCCACCTGAGAAAATCGGGAGAAATAGTtccaatgtcaattcatgtgtcTATTTGAGTTAAGAGTTGGTCGTAGccaatgtttcctctaatttttcgtcggtctgggcaaaaaaacaacctccctgttagtttggattttatttactgcgcgccatatgattgctgctgcacagagaagacgagagtagtgcttagactgcaggggtgtcaaactccctgtGGTCTGCGGGCCTAGCGGATattacaagaactacaaattttaaagaaaattcttttttttttttaacaatgcagctttcttctaCGGGCcgcaccaaaccaccagacgggccggatccggcccacgggccatatgtttgacaccactggcttAGAGGGAATATTGGTCCCAGCCAACTCAACTGAAAGGCTTAATATTTATATCATACATAAAAGTGTcaaaagaaactaaaaaaataacaattgggTATGATGTCTGTTTTTATCCTCTACAAAACGTAAAATAAATTGCAGACAGAGAAATATGAATTTAAAGGCTGTGTTTTTAAAGATGATGGGAATCCAGCTTTATTCATTTACCTCTTCAGGTGCTCCACTGCCAGGAAAAAAGTTGCCGTCATCGTAGCGATGGAGAGAGATGTAGAGGACGTTGGGGTCGCTGTAGAAGGCCTGCTGCGTGCCGTTGCCATGGTGAATGTCCTGCAGTGAGAGGTTACAGTGGCatccaagagagagaaaaagagagagagcgtcATTGTTATGAAACACAGGCTTTCCTAAACATTTTATGCAGACATTTTCAAAGAGCTAGCACAGCCCACGCTAGTTAATTAGCAGAGTCCAAAAAAAGGTGATGGATTAAATTAACGTTACTATGCAGGTGAGTATAGGAATTCACTAACCCAATCCACAATGAGGATCTTGCCTACTCCCAGTTTTTGTTGGAGTAGTTTGGCCGTGATGGCGACTGAATTGAAGAAACAAAAGCCCCtattttaaaacacacaaatggagaaaaaatgatttagaacAAATTCTCCATGTAAATAAAACCTAATGctttagtattgtttttttaaaatggatgcaTGTACAAACATGGCAGTGGATTCTTCTGCATGATGTCCTGGTGGACGCACAATTGCGAATCCATTCTGGTAGATAGTAAGAAGAAAAAcagtaaatacaaatactgtatttgtgGCACTTTTTAATCATACTTTGGCTAAGCTTGCGGCTTATATAATGTTGACAATATAATTTCACATCTTCTGAAGTGTTGCGTTGGCCAACTATGGAGTAAACATTCACTACAACCAGCCGCTAGAGGGAGCTTTGGGCTTTTGATTGGCTAGCCAAGAAATGTTAGCGCTCTTATAATATGGACTATacttataaataatatattcatttatatatataagatATATAAAGACACATTAAATCTATACACATTATATTGAAGAAAACTCAAGCAATCTAGTTAGTAAATTAGTAAACTAAAAGGGGCTTGTGTTAGCGTTAGCAGTAGCGCTGTAATTTGTTAGCGTTAGTAGTAGCGCTGTTATTTGTTAGCATTAGCAGTAGCGCTGTAATTTGTTAGCATTAACAGTAGCGCTGTAATTTGTTAGCATTAGCAGTAGCGCTGTAATTTGTTAGCATTAGCAGTAGCGCTGTAATTTGTTAGCATTAGCAGTAGCGCTGTAATTTGTTAGCATTAGCAGTAGCACTGTAATTTGTTAGTGAGTTCAAGGCAGCAGTAATACCATGATTTTGGAAACTATTCAATTAACTCTAACTGctcttttgttaataaaataatacaagtgAGTACATTTGAGCTACTTAGCAACAAGGCAGACAATATAGAGTATATACTCCTCCAATAGTTTGACTTTGATTGTGCAACttgtctatgttttttttgtcctctgtCAAAAGCATTATTTGCTAAGTTGAATTTATAGTCTGTCCTTGAAGTTTTGGAAAAGAGAGTAGGAGTTTACTTGGTAGTGTGTTACCTTGAGTTCCCCTGCCGCAACTCTGAAGGCTAGTTCAATAACGGAACCCACCGCCATGCGCACAGCTGCGGATGAGTGCATCTCATTCCACACAGTGTCACTGTCCACCTGCAGAAGGCAGCAAAGCatttcagtgtatttttttttttgcaggagaaCATATGATGAGCAAATGAAgatggacagaaaaaaacatttaccccTATTCCTCCACACGGAAGGACGGCGTACATTTTCTGACTGATTGGACCTGAAAGAGCAGATTTCCAAGAACAACAGCAAGTCAAACACTGTAGTTCAAATTAAATTCTTGTATAGTGATGCCTTgagataaacataaaaaaggcTAATTACACAATGGGTTTAAAGTAACTTTTTTCTATTGATatgttttaattgcaaaaacaaACGGAGTGCATATTCTCTTTtatatgtgcatttttaatttcaaattcagcaaagaaataaactaaaaatgttcctttttttcaaatctagtttttaaatgataaaaataagacaaaaaaatggaatattcagaaGTTCAATGTGtaaatttaacaaataaataaataaaatatatgtatttgttaaatttaaacattgaatttctgaatattccatttttagaaATAAACTATTAATGTTCCCTTTTTTCAAATCTATCTTTAAACGCTaaaattggataaaaaatgaaatattcagaaATTCTGTGTAAATTTAAcagataaattaaaatatatgtatgtatttgataTATTTAAACTTTGAATTTAAAATTTCATACCTGTGGTTTAAtaccaaaaaacaataaaaaaaaaaacactatagaTGGGCTAACCATAACaagatttgtgtttttgtaagaACCTATAAAAGGGGAACTaaatgcacattttattttaataacgtTTGATGATTAATGTCGCTTTTATGGAATTCCAATTAAACAGTTgactcattttcttttcatccatCTCTATGGGCTGTCATTTTGTCCAATACCACCAGGGGATTATTggcttttccattcatttcagaGTGGAAAGAtgatttaaaatgcaaaaagttTGCTTGAATTGCCagcacaatgtaaaaaaaataccttatttATCTCAAGGCACCCTTAAAAATAGATCTTTTGTTACCCAATAACTTCTTGTGGTCCAGCTTGTGTCGATTGAGTGGACTTGTTCCATAGAGCAGAGTGTGAAACTCAGAATGGACGGTCTGGATCTCGTCCAAGGATGCTTTCCGCCCACGGATTCTCTACCCAGACACAAACATGGAGAGACGGAGAAAGCTTTTTGCACACTTGCTCATGACTTATTTTGGGTGCAAGTTTGCGTgtgagctgctgctgctggtgtgCACGCAAGCGTGGCTACCTCACAGCGGCCCAGCAAGCCGGTCTCCTGTAGCCTAGACCAGATGCTCTGTACTCTCCCAGCGTGTTCTGGATGGATGTGAGCGTTACCGCAAACACACTGGTGCTTTAACATTAAGCTGTCATAGACCAGCCCTGAAAAAAAGGAGCCAAGCatgaaaataaagaaacatGAATGCAGtaacgtaaaaaaaacaactttaaatcaaataaaagtagGGCAAAATGAGTCTTGTTACTTTTATCAGTATAAACAGAATTtgtaagtactgtattttcacgactataaagcacaCCGCATtttaaggcacaccctcaatgaatgacattttttccatatataaggcgcattgtattataaggcgcactgtctattttggagaaaatttaagacttttaagtgcgccttatagtcgtgaaaatatggtagaatGAATCCAAATGCATATTAGTAAATATCAATCTAATGTCATTAATTTTATgcattttctgttcattttcttattaggagcactgggcggagcatagcattttttcagtgtttttttttcattagtcagtgcgaatggcggagtatatactacttcttatTGGTGTTGCCTTATCCTATAGTGAAGACAttcatttgcatcatttttggaatattttgaagggaatacaaaagcaaaaaaccctcgataggttgcatcacaagtcagtgtggaggcggggccaatagagccaagaaatgtatccaaatttcaaacaaaattagatatTAGGTTtattgtaaggttagattaaacttatttttgattgactgcatcgtaatccaagttcatttaaattagtttatgttatgttacgggcACACTGCCATGCTAAAACCTCCTGGTAaggcatgtatgtatattttctaAACTAACCTGTTGTAAAAAGATGTCTGACGGGATTGGCGGAGGCTGCGGGAGACGATTGTGCTCTTCCAAGCGGTCTGTGAGGCGAGGACGAGGGGAAGACATCCATTTGATGCGAGGCCTGATAGAAAAGTGAAACAAGGTTTCAAAGGACTTATGTACATTTGACGTTTAGACTACAGACACAGAGAAACTTGGCATTATATGTTTTTGTAAAACTTTAAAAAGACACTGTGcctttttcaaaaaataaaagtttgattTAAACGGTGTATTTTGGGTGTCTTTAAATGCACTTCAAGGTTTGGGTGAGCAATTCTATACAGACTATATATAGAGAATATTGCATGCGCTCTCAACTGTGAACTGGATGAGTCATCATGTGTGGGTGGACACAAAACCACACTCGAAGATGCTGCGATTtcggaacacacacacacacacacacacacacatacgcacacacacacacacaccaatgaGTCCAGCGGTTGAGTCACCAGCTGGTGATGTCAATGCAGCGTCAAATAAAATGGGTGTGCATCCAAAAAGACATTTGCATTTACCTTTATATTCTAGCTACATCCCTAGATCGCAAGTAATcagtatatgtaaaaaaaaatgtgatgattaCATCCCTAATGAGTTTTATCATCCCTTCACACAATGGGAGTCATTAAAAAGTAGGTGACAAaatatattgtgtagaggtgtGGAAGGAGGCAAgaataaattcattaaaatattttagtaaATATGCTAACCTGAGAGTAGTTCCCCCTGCAATCTTCCTCACTATCCCCCAACTGGATGACATCATCGtcttcctcgtcgtcgtccAGTTCGCTTTCGGTGCTCTCTCCTTTCAGCCGAACAACTCCAGGTTCTTCTTCCTTTGGGTGCAGACTACGTCGATCAGGGGGGGTTGCGTTGTCATCTGACCCCTCCGCCTGAAGTCTAATTGATAGATGTACCGAGCGGTTTCACACTTAGAGCCTTCACTCAAACCTATCCGTACACAATACACATGTCGCCATGAAAACTCTGATTCGAGCTCACCCGTGACTGCTTGTTTCTACGTCCTCCTCCTGCATGTCATTGGTCTCTGTAAGCTCTTCTTCGGTCTCCTCCGGGTGAGTGGGAGGTGGTCTGGGTAGGTCTGACCCTTTTGAAAGCATCTACAAAAGCAGTGTTGATGTTAGACAAAGTCAAAATTGTCCGATAGTGTTTTTTACAGGCTTACTTTGTAATGTTTTTCCAAAAAGTGCTGATGTTGCTGCTGAA
Coding sequences within it:
- the hdac5 gene encoding histone deacetylase 5 isoform X3: MLLHPTVTGLCTMLQTIYETESCFSSASADSQQPLELLSSSRGSTTAMPTAVVEVKSSLPSGMQSPVGKASEQRGGGGEGGAEEVSGGGGGPVDLRTEPRLGSLSVGNTGVDTSLREQQLQHELVLLKQQQELQKQLLFAEFQKKHEVLTRQHEVQLQEHLKQQQELLAAKRQQELEQKRKLEQQRHEEQEKQRLEQQLLLLRNKEKGKESAIASTEVKLKLQEFLLNKKEPAIGGLNHSFTKCWGGQNLDLNSPPQNNTPGTPPSYKLPSLLGNYDGKDDFPLRKTVSEPNLKVRSRLKQKVAERRSSPLLRRKDGTVISTFKKRAIEISVSPLCSSAPGSGPSSPNSSNSAIANGNTGSVPNIQTELRSLHQTIGADGTLSPLTLYTSPSLPNISLGLPTNTHITASQKLSSQQEAERQAIQSLRAGGALTGKFLSTSSLPAGLGHDGDTQQPPGSHTAHSSLLQHVLLLEQARQQTALLSVPMYSQSPLVTAERGVSGGMRSVNKLPRHRPLARTQSAPLPQSPQALQQLVVQQQHQHFLEKHYKMLSKGSDLPRPPPTHPEETEEELTETNDMQEEDVETSSHGLQAEGSDDNATPPDRRSLHPKEEEPGVVRLKGESTESELDDDEEDDDVIQLGDSEEDCRGNYSQASHQMDVFPSSSPHRPLGRAQSSPAASANPVRHLFTTGLVYDSLMLKHQCVCGNAHIHPEHAGRVQSIWSRLQETGLLGRCERIRGRKASLDEIQTVHSEFHTLLYGTSPLNRHKLDHKKLLGPISQKMYAVLPCGGIGVDSDTVWNEMHSSAAVRMAVGSVIELAFRVAAGELKNGFAIVRPPGHHAEESTAMGFCFFNSVAITAKLLQQKLGVGKILIVDWDIHHGNGTQQAFYSDPNVLYISLHRYDDGNFFPGSGAPEEVGSGPGVGFNVNIAWTGGVDPPLGDVEYLAAFRSVVMPIAQQFSPDVILVSAGFDAVEGHQSPLGGYIVSAKCFGLLTQLLMGLAGGRVVMALEGGHDLTAICDASEACVSALLGDPSDSAFQWPQEKPCPKACASLERVIEIQSKHWSCLQTLSSTGSHSRLDSPLGGRVQSEKDEADTVSAMASLSVDVEQSSSTTDIAEASRSTEEPMEEELVL
- the hdac5 gene encoding histone deacetylase 5 isoform X6 gives rise to the protein MLLHPTVTGLCTMLQTIYETESCFSSASADSQQPLELLSSSRGSTTAMPTAVVEVKSSLPSGMQSPVGKASEQRGGGGEGEEVSGGGGGPVDLRTEPRLGSLSVGNTGVDTSLREQQLQHELVLLKQQQELQKQLLFAEFQKKHEVLTRQHEVQLQEHLKQQQELLAAKRQQELEQKRKLEQQRHEEQEKQRLEQQLLLLRNKEKGKESAIASTEVKLKLQEFLLNKKEPAIGGLNHSFTKCWGGQNLDLNSPPQNNTPGTPPSYKLPSLLGNYDGKDDFPLRKTVSEPNLKVRSRLKQKVAERRSSPLLRRKDGTVISTFKKRAIEISVSPLCSSAPGSGPSSPNSSNSAIANGNTGSVPNIQTELRSLHQTIGADGTLSPLTLYTSPSLPNISLGLPTNTHITASQKLSSQQEAERQAIQSLRAGGALTGKFLSTSSLPAGLGHDGDTQQPPGSHTAHSSLLQHVLLLEQARQQTALLSVPMYSQSPLVTAERGVSGGMRSVNKLPRHRPLARTQSAPLPQSPQALQQLVVQQQHQHFLEKHYKMLSKGSDLPRPPPTHPEETEEELTETNDMQEEDVETSSHGLQAEGSDDNATPPDRRSLHPKEEEPGVVRLKGESTESELDDDEEDDDVIQLGDSEEDCRGNYSQASHQMDVFPSSSPHRPLGRAQSSPAASANPVRHLFTTGLVYDSLMLKHQCVCGNAHIHPEHAGRVQSIWSRLQETGLLGRCERIRGRKASLDEIQTVHSEFHTLLYGTSPLNRHKLDHKKLLGPISQKMYAVLPCGGIGVDSDTVWNEMHSSAAVRMAVGSVIELAFRVAAGELKNGFAIVRPPGHHAEESTAMGFCFFNSVAITAKLLQQKLGVGKILIVDWDIHHGNGTQQAFYSDPNVLYISLHRYDDGNFFPGSGAPEEVGSGPGVGFNVNIAWTGGVDPPLGDVEYLAAFRSVVMPIAQQFSPDVILVSAGFDAVEGHQSPLGGYIVSAKCFGLLTQLLMGLAGGRVVMALEGGHDLTAICDASEACVSALLGDPSDSAFQWPQEKPCPKACASLERVIEIQSKHWSCLQTLSSTGSHSRLDSPLGGRVQSEKDEADTVSAMASLSVDVEQSSSTTDIAEASRSTEEPMEEELVL
- the hdac5 gene encoding histone deacetylase 5 isoform X5, coding for MTSPHTSVVEVKSSLPSGMQSPVGKASEQRGGGGEGEEVSGGGGGPVDLRTEPRLGSLSVGNTGVDTSLREQQLQHELVLLKQQQELQKQLLFAEFQKKHEVLTRQHEVQLQEHLKQQQELLAAKRQQELEQKRKLEQQRHEEQEKQRLEQQLLLLRNKEKGKESAIASTEVKLKLQEFLLNKKEPAIGGLNHSFTKCWGGQNLDLNSPPQNNTPGTPPSYKLPSLLGNYDGKDDFPLRKTVSEPNLKVRSRLKQKVAERRSSPLLRRKDGTVISTFKKRAIEISVSPLCSSAPGSGPSSPNSSNSAIANGNTGSVPNIQTELRSLHQTIGADGTLSPLTLYTSPSLPNISLGLPTNTHITASQKLSSQQEAERQAIQSLRAGGALTGKFLSTSSLPAGLGHDGDTQQPPGSHTAHSSLLQHVLLLEQARQQTALLSVPMYSQSPLVTAERGVSGGMRSVNKLPRHRPLARTQSAPLPQSPQALQQLVVQQQHQHFLEKHYKMLSKGSDLPRPPPTHPEETEEELTETNDMQEEDVETSSHGLQAEGSDDNATPPDRRSLHPKEEEPGVVRLKGESTESELDDDEEDDDVIQLGDSEEDCRGNYSQASHQMDVFPSSSPHRPLGRAQSSPAASANPVRHLFTTGLVYDSLMLKHQCVCGNAHIHPEHAGRVQSIWSRLQETGLLGRCERIRGRKASLDEIQTVHSEFHTLLYGTSPLNRHKLDHKKLLGPISQKMYAVLPCGGIGVDSDTVWNEMHSSAAVRMAVGSVIELAFRVAAGELKNGFAIVRPPGHHAEESTAMGFCFFNSVAITAKLLQQKLGVGKILIVDWDIHHGNGTQQAFYSDPNVLYISLHRYDDGNFFPGSGAPEEVGSGPGVGFNVNIAWTGGVDPPLGDVEYLAAFRSVVMPIAQQFSPDVILVSAGFDAVEGHQSPLGGYIVSAKCFGLLTQLLMGLAGGRVVMALEGGHDLTAICDASEACVSALLGDPSDSAFQWPQEKPCPKACASLERVIEIQSKHWSCLQTLSSTGSHSRLDSPLGGRVQSEKDEADTVSAMASLSVDVEQSSSTTDIAEASRSVGSTEEPMEEELVL